In Pyrodictium occultum, the genomic window CTCTATGCGGGAGCGTATAAGCCTGGCAGCTATGGCCTGCGCCACCCGGAGGGCTATGAAGTAGCGGGCGTATTTTCTCACGGTGCGCTCGTGCTCCGGGAACACTTTTACAAGCTTATGCAGCAGCTCTATGATAGTGTTCTCGCTCGCGAAACCCATTATTATTGTTGTGGCCACGATCCTTAGCATCCTGGCTACAGTGTTATCGTTTATGCTCCCACCGAGCATGAAGAGTGCTAGCTTCCTCGCCTCCTCCGGCGGCTTCTCCCTTATCAGCTCTGATGCCTCCTCGAGGGTCTCCTCGTAGCTGAATAGCTTGTGGAACAACTCCGGGTTCTCCTCGTTGAGGGCCAGCGCATACTTCGCTATAACGTAGAGGGTGGCCATCTCCTTGTCCCAGATATCCTCCGGCCATGCCTTGCCGCGGATTGGCTGCACCGCCCTCTCCTTGTAGACCTCCTCGAGGAGCTTGACGGCCTTTCTGCGGTCGGATGTGCCCTCCTGTAGGAGCCTGGAGAGAACCTCCATAGCCGCGTCTATCCTCTGCTTGTGCGTCTCTCTGGCTCTCCGGGGCTCAATGCTCTCCAACACCTAGCACCCTTTCAGCTATTGTCCTAAGGGCTATGGCCAGGCCCTCGGGCTTCCCGAAAGCCCTTACCCTCCCATCACGGTGTACTATTAGCTTAACCACTCCGCCGCCAACCCTCACGTAGAGTATCTGCTTGCCCCTCTTCTGCACTATCCGGAGCACCTCTGCGTCCCGCCAGCGCTCCCTAATCCTCTTAACGAGCTTCACGAGTGTATCGGCGGTAAGCCAGCGCGCAGACACTTCAACCCCCTCGAAGGCCTGGCTACCGGCCTCGCCTATGCCCGAGCATCATCACGCGGCCTCAGCTCTGCGTGAGCCGCTCACCGGCCGCCTTTAGTGAGGAGCGGCTAGCCCCGCTGGCTCCAGGCGGCACGTCTACATCTACCCCCGGGTGAGGCTAATAGGCTGACCGGGTCCCTCCACGGGGGCTCGCGCCAGCCCGGGGGTGCCTCGGCCACGGCCCCTATGCTCTGGCGCAGGGGTAGCCGCGACGTGAGCCTCCCAGAAGCCGCCGCTATCTATAGGGCTAGGTGCGCCACGGGCCCGTGCTACATAATAGCCTTTGTCCTTGACGGCAGGCCGGTGGTGGCCATAGCCCCGGCCCAGCCTACGCCTCTCTGCATAGGCCTTGAAGCAGGCCTGCTGCGGGTAGTGAAAGCCATACTCAGCGACCTAGGCGTCGAGACCCCCTATATCACGGCCTGCCGGGTGGCCAGTAGCCTCGTTGGCGGAAGCCTGCGGGAGACCCTTGAGAGCATTAGGGAGGCCGGCTTGATCATATCGCTGGAACGTGGCTAGAGCTGTGGGAAGGCCTCTCCGGGCGGCTCCTCGCTCCCGCCCGCGCAGAGCCCCGGGGCGCTGCAGGCCACACGTCTATACACATCCACTACTATACGGTAGGCGAGGCCGCCATGGTCGCGTATCTCTACATTCTCCCCGTCGAACAAGACCTCTACCCGGCCGGCCTCCCGGAGACCCCTGGTAGAGTAGGCGCGGAGCACTATACGCTGCCTAACCCTGCCCTCAACAACGTCTATATTCATTGTGGCCTCCTCGGGATCCAGCGCTATACCTTTGTTGATGTATACCCTG contains:
- a CDS encoding DUF2192 domain-containing protein yields the protein MESIEPRRARETHKQRIDAAMEVLSRLLQEGTSDRRKAVKLLEEVYKERAVQPIRGKAWPEDIWDKEMATLYVIAKYALALNEENPELFHKLFSYEETLEEASELIREKPPEEARKLALFMLGGSINDNTVARMLRIVATTIIMGFASENTIIELLHKLVKVFPEHERTVRKYARYFIALRVAQAIAARLIRSRIEKEAFKQALAARIGLDKIMPDDEYIAFIASTVFEVPRRRLARILSMEEKEGKARGKARRRSAAGS